The segment GGACGTCGAAGGCCGGAGCATCCGCGCGATCAGCGCATGCTGGCTTCCCTCGGCACTCGCCGGCAACAGCGTCCGTTCTGCGGTCGAGGCTAGCGAACGGGCCGGTACGTCAAGTGCGTAACAATGTCGGTCTGGCGCGCCGTAATTTGCTCGTAGTCGGTACTGCCTATCCCCTCGAACAGCCGTTCGCCGGCGCCGAGCGTGACCGGGGCGAGGTGCAATCTCAATTCGTCGATCAGCCCCGCAGCGAGGAACTGATTAATCGTCGCGGCCCCTCCGGCGATCGCCACGTCCTTGCCGTCGGCGGCGTCCCGGGCCTTCTGCAGCGCCGAATCAATACCGTCAGTGATGAAGTTGAATGTAGTCCCTCCCTGCATCGGCAGGGGGTCCCGAGCATGATGCGTGAGGACGAAAACCGGCGCATGGTACGGCGGGTCATCTCCCCACCAGCCTCGCCAGCCCTGATCCCATTCACCACGACCTGGGCTGAACATATTGCGTCCCATGATGTAGGCGCCCGCCGAGGTTATCGCTTTCAGTTCCGCCTCGTTGCCTTCGGGTTGTTCAAACATCCACCGATGCAGGCGATCTTCTGCGCCTTCCCCGAGGGGTGCCTCCAGGCTCTGGTTGGGACCCGCCACGAATCCGTCGAGCGAGATGGCGATATCGCAGGTAACCGCGGTCATGGCTGGCCTTTCCTGGTGGAAGGGCGCCCCGTGGCCTGCCTGTCGAACGCGATCTGGGCGCCGCTGGCGGATGTCACAAAGTCAGTCATGTTCGGATCCTTTCGGGAATCTAGAGGTATCAATCCGGAACCGGGGTTTGCTGGTAGAGCGCGAGGTTCCAGCCCGCACCGTTGCGGACATAGACACTGGACATCAGTTCAAGGTCGAGCAGCTCATTCAGGACGTCCCGGTCAGCCATGCTCACCACCGTACGCATCAGCTGGTTGCTGGGAAAGGGCCTCTGCATTTTTGGCACTCGAACACTACTGTCAGTGCGAGCGGGCAGAATCGCCTACATGACCAACATCGCTACGCACACCCATCTTTTGATGCATAGCACTTTGCATACTAAAAGATCTAAACTGTATGGCATGGGTTCACTTTTGCAGATCAGGAATGTCCCGGACGAAACCCGCCGGGCACTGAAAGCGCATGCTGCCAGCCGCGGCGAGTCTCTCAACACCTATCTCTTGGATCTCATCTCCCGGGAGGCCGCACGGCCAACAGTCGGCGAAGTGCTGGAGCGAGCCGCTCGCCGGACAGAGCGTGCAACGGTATCGGCGGTTCAGGTGCTTGATGCGGCCCGGTCGGAACGGGATGACCAGTTGCCACGGGCCAGCACATGATGGTCGTCGACTGTGCGGCAGTCGTCGACGCCCTGACGGCGGCACCGGGTACCGACGAATTACGCGCCTGCCTCGCGACCGGGGACCTGCACGCGCCGAGCCTGGTCGACTTCGAAGTCGTTTCCGCGCTAAGAGGACTCACCCTTGGCGGACACCTCAGCGCGAGCAGGGCGGAGGATTTTCTCACCGACTTCGACGACCTGTTAATTCAGCGCTGGCCGGCCGCTGACGTGCTTCGACGTCGCGCATTCCAGCTCCGGGACAACGTCTCTGCCTACGATGCCGCGTACGTCGCTCTGGCCGAAGCGCTCGATTGCCCACTACTGACCCGCGACTCACGACTCAGTCGCTCAAGCGGGCACGGTGCGCGCATCGAAGTTCGCTAGCCCTCCTCGGGCCACGAGCCGAATGACTTGATCAGTTCGGCGAATGCGCTCTCCGCGGGGGACAGCACGCGATCCGCCTTGCGTACGAGTGAGACAGGCCGAGAGGGCGGCCCCGGCGTTATCTCAAGCTTTGCCAGCAGTCCGTTGCTCAATTCAAGTTGCGCGGCGTGCTCTGACATCAGGGCCAGACCAAGGCCTGCTCGGACGGACTCCTTGAGCGTGTCCGGCCCCCACATCGTCCAGCATTCGACGTGGTCCAGGTTCCACCGGGCGAGAGCGTCCTCCTGGAGATGCCTGGTCGCTGAGCCGATTTCCCGCATCAGGAACCTTTCCCGCAGCAGATCCGGCGGCGTCAGCCGTCTATCGGCCAGCGGCGATGCCGGGGCCGCCACCAGAATCAGGGAGTCATCGAAAACCGGTGTGGAGACCAGATGTTCGGCGTCTGGCTCACCGGCGAAAATCCCGAGGCCGACTTCGCCTTTCAGTAACCAGGACACCACGGTTTCCTCATTGCCCACCCGGAGCTCGGGCCGGATGCCCGGCGCCGTTGCGCTGAAGATGGCGAACGCCCTGGGCAGCAGGTAGGTGCCGATCGTTGTCGTGCCGGCAACCGCGAGGCGACCGGTCTTCAGCCCCTGCTCGGTGCCCACCTCCTCCTCGATCCTGTCCAGAAGCTCGAAGATTTCGCGGGCGTGCCCGGCGACTATTTCTCCTGCCGCCGTTGGCGTGGCGCCCGACGACGACCGGTTGAGCAAGTTGGCATTCAGCGAACTTTCCAGCCCCCGCACCTGGTTGGAAACCGACGGCTGACTCATGTACAGCTTCTTGGCCGCCGCCGAAATACTGCCAGACCGGATCACCTCCAGGAAGATCCCCAGTCGGTGAATGCTCAATTCCATGAGGAAACTATGTCACGGACGGCTCACTGCTCGGGGAAGGCAATGCAGGCGGAACGCCACTCCAGATAGAACTCCCACACTTCCGGTGAGCATTCCGGAGCTCCGTACTGGGATAGCTTCGCTCCCATATGCGGCATATGCGGCCACGCCCCGACCCCTGGCCGGTTAACGTGCAGCATCCCGGCCTCGAACCGATCCAGCGCATCGAAGACGTGTGCCCGGTTCTCGGTGAAGATGGTTCCCGACATTCCGTACTTCACCGAGTTCGAGATCCGCATCGCATCGTCAAATCCGTCGGCATCGATAACCGCAAGCACCGGGCCGAAGACCTCCTCCTGCGCCAATTCGCTGTCCGCCGCGACATCGGAAATGACGGTCGCCGCCACGTAGTAGCCATCAGGCAGCCCATCCTGGACCCGGTGTCCGCCCACCCGGATCCTTCCGCCGTCGGCAGCCGCCTGATCGATGGCTTGAAGGCAGGCATCCAGTCGCTCCTGATTGACCACCGGGCCCAGCCCGGTTCTGGCATCGTCGGGCCGGCCCACCCTGAGCTGACCCGCACGCTGGATCAGCCGCTCGATCAGGTCCTCGCGGACGGATCGGTCGACGACGACGCGACTTGTCGCGCTGCATCGCTGCCCGGCCTGACCGAAGGCGCCGTGCACGATGGCGTCCGCGGCAAGATCCAGATCGGCGTCGGCGAGCACAATCGCCGCATTCTTGCCGCCCAGTTCCAGCTGGGTTCGCGCCAGCCGGGGCGCCACGGCCTGCTGGATGGCGAGGCCCACCGGAAGCGAACCGGTAAACGAGATGCCGCGCACCTCCGGATGGGCCACAATCGCCTCGCCCGCCTCGCGGTCGCCCTGCACCAGGTTGAGCACGCCACCGGGGACCCCGCCATCGATAAACGCCTGAGCAAGAAGCGCAGAGGTCCACGGCGTCAGCGGCGACGGTTTCAGCACCGCAGCGCAACCGGAAAGCAGCGCGGGCGCGACCTTCCACATCGGAATGGCCAGCGGAAAGTTCCACGGCGTGATCAGGCCGACGACGCCGATCGGCTTCCGCCAAGTCATTGCGATAACCCGAGACTGTTCGGCCGGCAACGTCGAACCGTTCAGCCGACGACCCTCTCCCGCGGTGAAACGCAGGATATCGAGCGCCCGCTTCGCCTCGCCGCGGGCCTCGTTCAGGGATTTGCCCTGCTCACGGCTAACCGCGACTGCGAACTCCTCGATCCGGGACGCGAACACCTCCGCCACGTCGAACAGCACGTCACCACGCGCCACCGGCCCGATCCGATCCCAACCGGGCTGACCGGCCACCGCCGCTTCCACTGCCGCAACTGCATCGTCCCGGGTCGAGTCGGCGAACTCACCGATCACGTCGTGCACGTCGGCAGGATTGACATCGCGGAACACTCGGGCAGATTGGGACGCCTTCCAGGCGCCGTCGATGTAATTGAGCAGATGATCGGAAAGTATCTCGGTCATTGTTTTCTCCTGGAGCTTGGGCGGCCTCGGGCTTGATCCGGCCTGGCGTGACTGTGGCTCGGTGCGAAGAGGCTTGGTTCGAAGGGGCTTAATGCGAAGGGGCGGCGGCCAGCTCCCCATGCGGGGTCGTCACGGCGAGGTTGCCGGCCAGGTGGTCCTGTGCCAGGCCGAACGACATCGTCATTCCGGCTCCGCCCAGGCCATTGACGATGCTGACGCCGGGTTCGGGTTCGCTCAACAGGTAGCGTTTGCCGTCCGGCAGCGAGGGGTAGATGCCATGCCAGGTTTCGGCAATCTCCCGGCGTGGCACGGAGACGAACGTATCAAAGTAGTCCAGGATCGCGTCGAAAACGTCCTGCGTCTCGAACGGATCCTGGGTCAGGTCGTAGTGATGCGAATCGCCGATCGTGATCTGTCCGCCGGCCGTCTGGGATACCAGCACATGGATGCCGTTCGCCCGATGAAAGGGTAGCTCCGCGTCGAGCCGCTCCCGCAGCGCAGGCAGGCTGCTCAGGGCCTTGAAGCTGTCGTAATGCAGCAGTGTCAGGCCGGCGCACAGTGCCGGACCAAGGTTCCAGCCCTCCGGTTGCGCTTGGGTGCGCATCATCTGCAGCTTGCAGCGACGGATAGCGGTGGCCTCGAACGCTTCAGGGTAGAGCTGCTGGAACTCATTGCCGCTGCAGATTATTACCCGCTCGGCGTTGATGACGCCGCGGGAGGTTTGGATCCGGGGCAGCTCGATTCCGAGAACTGCGGTGCCCCAGAGGAACGACACTCCATGTTTCTGCTCGAGCCACCTGGCCACGGTCGGGATGGCGACGCGGGGGTCGACATTGACTTCGGTACTGGAGTGCATGCCGCCCAGTAGCCCGGCGGTTTTCACCCAGGGGCTCAGTTGCTCGATCTCGGCCGGGGTCAGCATCCGCGCGCCGTCGGCTGCGGCCTCCGGGGTGCTGGCGACGAACTCGTCGAGCACCGCCAGTTCGTCCGGAGCGTACGCCAGGTGCAGCGCCCCGTGATCGGAGAACCACATTCCGGTGTCCGCGGCGACCTGTGTCCAGACCTGCTTACTGCGGCATCCTCGGTCGTAATCCTCGGCATTGCCGTCGACGAACTGGCCGATCGGCCAGACCAGCCCGAAGTTCCGAACCGAGGCGCCGACTGCACGCTGATCCCGTTCGACGACTGTGACACTGTGGCCTGCCTTGCTGGCCGCGAGAGCATGGGCCAGACCGGCGATTCCGGCGCCAACGACGACGACATCAGAGTTTTGTGTGGGCATGGTTCGTTCCTCCAGGAGTATTTCGGACAGTTAGCAGCCGCCAGGCGTCATCATTGGCTGACCGGCCTGCGATTCCAACTCGGGATCAGGATTACCGCCGCCACCGCCGCTGTCGCAGCGAATGTGTAGAAGATGGTGGTGCCTGAGAAGAACCCGGGAAGCAGACCACCGAGGATGGCGCCAACAGATCCGCAGCCATTGATGAAGCCGGCCGCGCCGGCGGCATACTTCGACGTGCCGAAGTCGACCGCCGCGACGCCGGAGACCATCGAGTCGGCGCCGTAGGCTGCCAGTCCGATCGCTGCAAGTAATACGACGATCAGCAGCAGCGACCCGGTAGCGGTCACCGGCTGCCACAAGCAGAGCACTACTACCAGGCCGGCCAGGGAGATCACGCTGGGCGGCACCCGCCGACCCTTGAAGATGGTGTCGGAGAGCCAGCCAAACGCTACCGGCGCCACAACCCCGGCAACTCCGAACGAGATGGGTACGAACACCGCAGTCAGGACGTCAATTCCGGGCATCGCCTCGATCACGAGCACCGGTCCCCACAACAACACCGCGTATCGGGCGGGCTTGAGCAGGAAGTATACGATGCCGAGCCGCAGCACCATCGAGTCATGCCGGGCCGCGGCGAGTAGATCGCCCAGCTGCATTCTCGGCCGGGCAGCAGTGCTGCGGATCGGCTTCTGAGCCACCCGCACATGGTCTGCCTCCAGCAGCGCTGGATCCTCGTCGATACCGGGAAGCCCAACCTCCTGCGGGCTGTTGCGCTGGAAGATCAGAAACAGCACCAGGGCGAAAACCATTACCGTTGCGCCAGAGATGAAGGCATAACGCCAGCTGTCGAAGATGGAATAGGCAACCCAACCGGTGAACGGCGCACCGACTAAACCGCCGAAAGCGTAACTCGTGGCGAAGAATCCCATCGCCCGGCCTCGCGCCTTGATGGTAAAGAACGTCGCGATGTTCTTGCTAAGTGCCGCCCACCCGGTCGATTGGCTCAAACCCTGCACGATCATCAGCGGCAGGAAAAGCCAGAGCGCGGTGCCGATGCCCATGAAGAAGGCGGCCACCGTCGCCATGATCATGCCTCCGGCGACAACAACCCTGGTTCCCCACCGCTCCGCGCATGCTCCCCAGACGAACTGGCCCAGGGCGTATGCCGCCAGGTAGGCGGAGTCCAGCAGGCCGAGGGACTGCCGCGAGATGATGCCCTCGTCCAGGATGCCCACCTTGGCAGCTGAGAAGGCCGACCGAGGGAAGTAGAAGGCAGCATAGGCAAGCCAGCTGAGGGCGA is part of the Saxibacter everestensis genome and harbors:
- a CDS encoding dihydrofolate reductase family protein, whose translation is MTAVTCDIAISLDGFVAGPNQSLEAPLGEGAEDRLHRWMFEQPEGNEAELKAITSAGAYIMGRNMFSPGRGEWDQGWRGWWGDDPPYHAPVFVLTHHARDPLPMQGGTTFNFITDGIDSALQKARDAADGKDVAIAGGAATINQFLAAGLIDELRLHLAPVTLGAGERLFEGIGSTDYEQITARQTDIVTHLTYRPVR
- a CDS encoding FitA-like ribbon-helix-helix domain-containing protein produces the protein MGSLLQIRNVPDETRRALKAHAASRGESLNTYLLDLISREAARPTVGEVLERAARRTERATVSAVQVLDAARSERDDQLPRAST
- a CDS encoding type II toxin-antitoxin system VapC family toxin, with the translated sequence MMVVDCAAVVDALTAAPGTDELRACLATGDLHAPSLVDFEVVSALRGLTLGGHLSASRAEDFLTDFDDLLIQRWPAADVLRRRAFQLRDNVSAYDAAYVALAEALDCPLLTRDSRLSRSSGHGARIEVR
- a CDS encoding LysR family transcriptional regulator, translating into MELSIHRLGIFLEVIRSGSISAAAKKLYMSQPSVSNQVRGLESSLNANLLNRSSSGATPTAAGEIVAGHAREIFELLDRIEEEVGTEQGLKTGRLAVAGTTTIGTYLLPRAFAIFSATAPGIRPELRVGNEETVVSWLLKGEVGLGIFAGEPDAEHLVSTPVFDDSLILVAAPASPLADRRLTPPDLLRERFLMREIGSATRHLQEDALARWNLDHVECWTMWGPDTLKESVRAGLGLALMSEHAAQLELSNGLLAKLEITPGPPSRPVSLVRKADRVLSPAESAFAELIKSFGSWPEEG
- a CDS encoding aldehyde dehydrogenase family protein; its protein translation is MTEILSDHLLNYIDGAWKASQSARVFRDVNPADVHDVIGEFADSTRDDAVAAVEAAVAGQPGWDRIGPVARGDVLFDVAEVFASRIEEFAVAVSREQGKSLNEARGEAKRALDILRFTAGEGRRLNGSTLPAEQSRVIAMTWRKPIGVVGLITPWNFPLAIPMWKVAPALLSGCAAVLKPSPLTPWTSALLAQAFIDGGVPGGVLNLVQGDREAGEAIVAHPEVRGISFTGSLPVGLAIQQAVAPRLARTQLELGGKNAAIVLADADLDLAADAIVHGAFGQAGQRCSATSRVVVDRSVREDLIERLIQRAGQLRVGRPDDARTGLGPVVNQERLDACLQAIDQAAADGGRIRVGGHRVQDGLPDGYYVAATVISDVAADSELAQEEVFGPVLAVIDADGFDDAMRISNSVKYGMSGTIFTENRAHVFDALDRFEAGMLHVNRPGVGAWPHMPHMGAKLSQYGAPECSPEVWEFYLEWRSACIAFPEQ
- a CDS encoding TIGR03364 family FAD-dependent oxidoreductase; amino-acid sequence: MPTQNSDVVVVGAGIAGLAHALAASKAGHSVTVVERDQRAVGASVRNFGLVWPIGQFVDGNAEDYDRGCRSKQVWTQVAADTGMWFSDHGALHLAYAPDELAVLDEFVASTPEAAADGARMLTPAEIEQLSPWVKTAGLLGGMHSSTEVNVDPRVAIPTVARWLEQKHGVSFLWGTAVLGIELPRIQTSRGVINAERVIICSGNEFQQLYPEAFEATAIRRCKLQMMRTQAQPEGWNLGPALCAGLTLLHYDSFKALSSLPALRERLDAELPFHRANGIHVLVSQTAGGQITIGDSHHYDLTQDPFETQDVFDAILDYFDTFVSVPRREIAETWHGIYPSLPDGKRYLLSEPEPGVSIVNGLGGAGMTMSFGLAQDHLAGNLAVTTPHGELAAAPSH
- a CDS encoding MFS transporter; translation: MFEQQKAPDSMVTAEATSSCRTKRQELRKWQFRIFALSWLAYAAFYFPRSAFSAAKVGILDEGIISRQSLGLLDSAYLAAYALGQFVWGACAERWGTRVVVAGGMIMATVAAFFMGIGTALWLFLPLMIVQGLSQSTGWAALSKNIATFFTIKARGRAMGFFATSYAFGGLVGAPFTGWVAYSIFDSWRYAFISGATVMVFALVLFLIFQRNSPQEVGLPGIDEDPALLEADHVRVAQKPIRSTAARPRMQLGDLLAAARHDSMVLRLGIVYFLLKPARYAVLLWGPVLVIEAMPGIDVLTAVFVPISFGVAGVVAPVAFGWLSDTIFKGRRVPPSVISLAGLVVVLCLWQPVTATGSLLLIVVLLAAIGLAAYGADSMVSGVAAVDFGTSKYAAGAAGFINGCGSVGAILGGLLPGFFSGTTIFYTFAATAAVAAVILIPSWNRRPVSQ